One Helianthus annuus cultivar XRQ/B chromosome 7, HanXRQr2.0-SUNRISE, whole genome shotgun sequence genomic region harbors:
- the LOC110866567 gene encoding monothiol glutaredoxin-S4 encodes MDRVKIMVSERPVVIFSKSSCILSHTVKSLFNDLGGNPTIYELDEIPRGHEIEQALYGHGCSALPIVFIGGELVGGTSEIMSLQLKRGLKPMLVRAGALWV; translated from the coding sequence ATGGACAGAGTGAAAATTATGGTTTCTGAGAGGCCTGTGGTCATCTTTAGTAAAAGTTCTTGCATCTTGTCCCACACCGTGAAGTCCCTCTTCAATGACTTGGGTGGGAACCCTACTATCTATGAGCTTGATGAGATACCAAGAGGCCATGAAATTGAGCAGGCACTATACGGGCATGGGTGCAGTGCTCTGCCCATTGTCTTCATTGGTGGCGAGCTAGTTGGTGGAACTAGTGAGATAATGAGTCTTCAACTCAAGAGGGGTTTGAAACCAATGCTCGTCAGGGCTGGAGCTTTGTGGGTTTGA